One genomic region from Salvelinus sp. IW2-2015 unplaced genomic scaffold, ASM291031v2 Un_scaffold584, whole genome shotgun sequence encodes:
- the LOC112068576 gene encoding gastricsin-like: MKYLVIVLVCAVLAEGIHRIPLVKHKSIRERMMEKGEHLPYQDPALKYFPDEFAGSTTMYINNYADTTYYGAITIGTPPQSFQVLFDTGSANLWVDSVLCNTQACSEYRKFNPQQSSTYSANGETFYLPYGTGSLSGVFGYDTVNVGGIVLTNQEIGLSTDEPGQTFVVAQFDGILGLSYPSISAGQETPVMDNIMSQNLLQANLFAFYLTRDGQQGSELSFGEVDNTKYQGQIYWTPVTSQTYWQIGIQGSGSTTTTKHT, from the exons ATGAAGTATCTCGTTATTGTGCTGGTATGTGCTGTGCTCGCTGAGGGAATCCACAG GATCCCTCTGGTGAAGCATAAGTCAATCCGTGAGAGAATGATGGAGAAGGGAGAACACCTGCCCTACCAAGACCCCGCTCTCAAATACTTTCCTGACGAGTTCGCTGGCTCCACCACCATGTACATCAACAACTACGCCGAC ACCACCTACTATGGAGCCATCACCATCGGTACTCCCCCCCAGTCCTTCCAGGTGTTGTTTGACACTGGCTCTGCCAACCTGTGGGTTGACTCTGTACTCTGCAACACTCAGGCCTGCAGTGAGTACAG aaagtTCAACCCCCAGCAGTCGTCCACCTACTCAGCTAATGGGGAAACGTTCTACCTGCCCTACGGAACCGGCAGTCTCAGTGGAGTCTTCGGATACGACACCGTCAAC GTCGGTGGTATTGTCCTCACCAACCAGGAGATTGGTCTGAGCACTGACGAGCCAGGTCAGACCTTTGTTGTGGCCCAGTTTGATGGTATCCTTGGCCTGTCCTACCCTTCCATCTCAGCAGGACAAGAGACTCCCGTCATGGACAACATCATGTCACAGAACCTTTTACAGGCCAACCTGTTCGCGTTCTACCTGACCAG GGACGGCCAGCAGGGCAGTGAGCTGTCGTTTGGAGAAGTGGACAACACCAAGTATCAGGGTCAGATCTACTGGACCCCCGTCACCTCCCAGACATACTGGCAGATCGGCATCCAAGGGTCAGGATCAACCACAACAACTAAACATACTTAA